One window of Watersipora subatra chromosome 3, tzWatSuba1.1, whole genome shotgun sequence genomic DNA carries:
- the LOC137390080 gene encoding structural maintenance of chromosomes protein 5-like isoform X2, translating into MASTSMNQSLLFESEFTHGAIREITLSNFLIYDYTTVKPGPHLNVIIGPNATGKSTIVNAICLGLAGKASILGRAKDLSSFIKNGCNKATIQIELHNSHENEKNYHLKRVILRNSAPNTNWFINGKSAQLKQVEELVASLDIQVSNLCQFLPQDRVADFVKMTNTELLLNTMLAADKNLYDIHAQLKEAQKKSNNLLSDFSKNLEQLEREKKLNAALEKEVGNIEERQEFERKKNDLLEKRPWEYEEYRQLHITQKAEKEAIEKRREEVLALNAPAQHDIDLLKEKLGEKTTSFRDMGQKILNVSRDVSSINESMQLFTEKVEEAESALKSKENEEKLRIKRVEAIRTQIQALTAQRSNMEEINLAPEIAKTDSSIQQLNTQKYECEDEIRTLSAEKENKRLEIIAIESELKRIRDIDSQKLNMVNKRDRDTYNAIMWLRGNRSKFEGIIYEPPLMTLNVRDRANAKYIENSISFNNMKTFICMKSSDHEKFYRQVREEHGLIINAAVILHENPDRYQPPSPIHRYSHYGFHSYLKDMVEAPDPVLAYLCELSQLHKIPVGDRRVNSYIDEIPQQCSGITRYMSDSHSYSYTRSLYGDRNVLTRSVDLRPARLLIHSIDESKLTELTSNLKVLKREEDELSKRIQELTVSRTNISERLEEAKQRKKDLLKKQGERKAIEEKLKLKKASLSQLEEENVINIEEERASCERRCAEIYADRLKAFCRQAHKTKVVLTKCKERCKLGLESYAISEEIRHVEANMTENNLLLVGLESELAEKKEQLARTKDTARKLQREAKKAVGDPSGLSEVKQQIFKQLPSTLEEIDAMIADLQARIDLLFVDNDENVLQIYNDRKKLIERLEAKLAGREASQSAQRDEISQLKETFLPPLKAIISTINAQFGEYFRQINCAGEIELKVPANPHDFDNYGIGINVKYGDNKPMKELTTFQSGGERSVATVLYMLSLQELSRSPFRCVDEINQGMDAQNERRVFELVVNTACKPTSPQYFLLTPKLLPDLLYTDRMKIHIVHNGPYMLDHSHWNFDDFIVKRGEFAD; encoded by the exons ATGGCATCAACGTCTATGAATCAGTCGCTTTTATTTGAAAGCGAATTTACTCATGGCGCTATTAGAGAGATAACGCTGTCCAACTTTCT GATTTATGATTACACTACAGTTAAGCCTGGGCCACATCTAAATGTTATCATCGGTCCGAATGCTACTGGGAAGAGCACAATTGTGAATGCCATTTGCCTTGGTTTGGCTGGCAAAGCTTCCATCTTAGGCAGAGCCAAGGATCTCTCATCTTTTATCAAAAATGGTTGTAATAAGGCTACTATCCAAATAGAACT ACACAATAGCCATGAAAATGAAAAGAACTACCATCTAAAAAGGGTGATCCTCAGAAACTCCGCACCCAACACTAATTGGTTTATAAATGGCAAGTCAGCGCAACTCAAGCAG GTGGAAGAGTTGGTTGCCTCACTGGATATCCAGGTGTCCAATCTCTGCCAATTCCTTCCTCAAGACCGAGTCGCTGACTTTGTAAAGATGACTAACACCGAGCTGCTACTAAACACCATGCTCGCT GCAGATAAAAACCTCTATGACATCCATGCTCAGCTGAAAGAAGCGCAAAAGAAATCAAACAATTTACTCAGTGACTTTAGTAAGAACCTTG AGCAACTGGAGAGGGAGAAGAAACTGAATGCAGCACTAGAAAAGGAAGTTGGTAACATCGAAGAGAGGCAGGAATTTGAGCGCAAGAAGAATGACTTACTAGAGAAGAGACCTTGG GAGTATGAGGAGTACAGACAACTGCATATCACACAGAAAGCTGAGAAAGAAGCGATTGAGAAGAGGCGAGAGGAAGTCCTTGCCCTAAATGCTCCTGCCCAGCATGACATTGACCTGCTCAAGGAGAAACTCGGGGAAAAGACTACGAGCTTCAGAGACATG GGCCAGAAGATACTTAACGTGTCAAGGGATGTCTCGAGCATCAATGAGTCTATGCAGTTATTCACCGAAAAAGTGGAGGAAGCGGAAAGTGCACTAAAAAGCAAGGAAAACGAGGAAAAGTTGCGAATTAAACG GGTGGAAGCCATACGGACTCAGATACAGGCCCTGACTGCTCAGCGATCAAACATGGAGGAGATAAATCTTGCT CCGGAAATAGCCAAGACCGACTCATCTATCCAGCAACTAAATACGCAAAAATATGAATGTGAAGATGAGATACGGACTCTGAGTGCAGAGAAGGAGAACAAACGTCTTGAAATTATAG CTATAGAGTCTGAGCTGAAGAGGATTAGAGATATTGACTCTCAGAAGTTGAATATGGTCAATAAGAGGGACAGAGACACATATAATGCTATTATGTGGCTTCGTGGCAACCGATCCAAGTTTGAAGGCATCATATATGAgccacctctaatgaca CTGAATGTTCGGGATCGGGCAAATGCCAAATACATAGAGAATAGCATAAGTTTTAACAATATGAAGACCTTCATATGCATGAAGTCATCCGACCATGAGAAGTTCTATCGTCAAGTCAGAGAAGAGCACGGGCTAATTATTAATGCTGCTGTAATTCTACATGAAAACCCTGACCGCTACCAGCCTCCCTCTCCCATCCATAGATACAG TCACTACGGGTTCCACTCATACCTCAAGGACATGGTGGAGGCCCCAGATCCAGTCCTAGCATATCTTTGTGAGCTCTCTCAGCTGCATAAGATTCCTGTTGGAGATCGGCGGGTGAATAGTTATATTGACGAGATTCCTCAGCAGTGCTCCGGCATAACTCGCTATATGAGTGATAGCCATTCG TATTCATACACAAGATCTCTCTATGGTGACCGTAATGTCTTGACACGATCGGTTGACCTGCGTCCTGCTCGACTTCTCATTCACTCTATTGACGAGTCGAAATTGACTGAACTGACCAGCAACCTCAAG GTGTTAAAGAGGGAAGAGGATGAGCTGAGCAAGAGAATACAGGAGCTGACTGTGTCACGGACCAACATCAGTGAGCGCCTCGAAGAGGCAAAACAACGTAAAAAAGATCTGTTGAAAAAACAGGGAGAACGAAAAGCGATAGAGGAGAAGTTAAAACTCAAGAAGGCTAG TCTTTCTCAGCTCGAAGAGGAGAATGTAATCAATATAGAAGAGGAGAGAGCAAGTTGTGAACGCCGTTGTGCAGAGATCTATGCAGATAGGCTCAAGGCTTTCTGTCGTCAGGCTCACAAAACTAAA GTTGTGCTCACGAAGTGCAAGGAAAGGTGCAAGCTTGGACTAGAAAGTTATGCTATTTCAGAGGAGATCAGACATGTTGAAGCGAATATGACTGAAAATAACCTGCTTCTTGTTGGTTTGGAG AGTGAACTGGCGGAAAAGAAGGAGCAGCTGGCCAGAACAAAGGATACGGCTCGGAAGCTGCAGCGGGAAGCGAAGAAGGCTGTGGGAGACCCCTCTGGTTTGAGTGAGGTGAAACAGCAG ATATTCAAGCAATTGCCATCCACATTGGAAGAGATTGATGCCATGATAGCTGACTTACAAGCCAGGATTGACCTGCTCTTCGTTGACAACGATGAGAAC GTGCTTCAGATATATAACGACCGCAAGAAGCTCATTGAGAGATTGGAAGCAAAGTTGGCTGGTCGAGAAGCTAGTCAGTCTGCCCAACGAGATGAAATCTCGCAGCTCAAAGAGACATTCTTGCCTCCACTCAAGGCGATCATAAGCACTATTAACGCGCAGTTTGGGGAGTACTTTAGACAAATCAACTGTGCTGGAGAGATCGAGCTGAAAGTGCCTGCCAATCCT CATGACTTTGACAACTACGGCATAGGAATAAATGTTAAATATGGAGACAATAAGCCGATGAAGGAGTTGACAACCTTCCAGTCAGGAGGAGAGAGGAGTGTTGCAACTGTGCTGTACATGCTCTCCTTGCAAGAGCTCAGCAGGTCACCCTTCCGATGTGTCGATGAGATCAACCAG GGTATGGATGCACAAAACGAGCGGAGAGTATTCGAGCTGGTTGTGAATACAGCCTGCAAGCCAACTTCACCCCAGTACTTCCTGCTgacaccaaag TTGCTTCCAGACCTCCTTTATACGGATCGGATGAAAATACATATCGTTCACAATGGACCATACATGCTTGATCACAGTCATTGGAACTTCGATGACTTCATCGTTAAACGTGGCGAATTTGCAGATTAA
- the LOC137390080 gene encoding structural maintenance of chromosomes protein 5-like isoform X1 encodes MASTSMNQSLLFESEFTHGAIREITLSNFLIYDYTTVKPGPHLNVIIGPNATGKSTIVNAICLGLAGKASILGRAKDLSSFIKNGCNKATIQIELHNSHENEKNYHLKRVILRNSAPNTNWFINGKSAQLKQVEELVASLDIQVSNLCQFLPQDRVADFVKMTNTELLLNTMLAADKNLYDIHAQLKEAQKKSNNLLSDFSKNLEQLEREKKLNAALEKEVGNIEERQEFERKKNDLLEKRPWVEYEEYRQLHITQKAEKEAIEKRREEVLALNAPAQHDIDLLKEKLGEKTTSFRDMGQKILNVSRDVSSINESMQLFTEKVEEAESALKSKENEEKLRIKRVEAIRTQIQALTAQRSNMEEINLAPEIAKTDSSIQQLNTQKYECEDEIRTLSAEKENKRLEIIAIESELKRIRDIDSQKLNMVNKRDRDTYNAIMWLRGNRSKFEGIIYEPPLMTLNVRDRANAKYIENSISFNNMKTFICMKSSDHEKFYRQVREEHGLIINAAVILHENPDRYQPPSPIHRYSHYGFHSYLKDMVEAPDPVLAYLCELSQLHKIPVGDRRVNSYIDEIPQQCSGITRYMSDSHSYSYTRSLYGDRNVLTRSVDLRPARLLIHSIDESKLTELTSNLKVLKREEDELSKRIQELTVSRTNISERLEEAKQRKKDLLKKQGERKAIEEKLKLKKASLSQLEEENVINIEEERASCERRCAEIYADRLKAFCRQAHKTKVVLTKCKERCKLGLESYAISEEIRHVEANMTENNLLLVGLESELAEKKEQLARTKDTARKLQREAKKAVGDPSGLSEVKQQIFKQLPSTLEEIDAMIADLQARIDLLFVDNDENVLQIYNDRKKLIERLEAKLAGREASQSAQRDEISQLKETFLPPLKAIISTINAQFGEYFRQINCAGEIELKVPANPHDFDNYGIGINVKYGDNKPMKELTTFQSGGERSVATVLYMLSLQELSRSPFRCVDEINQGMDAQNERRVFELVVNTACKPTSPQYFLLTPKLLPDLLYTDRMKIHIVHNGPYMLDHSHWNFDDFIVKRGEFAD; translated from the exons ATGGCATCAACGTCTATGAATCAGTCGCTTTTATTTGAAAGCGAATTTACTCATGGCGCTATTAGAGAGATAACGCTGTCCAACTTTCT GATTTATGATTACACTACAGTTAAGCCTGGGCCACATCTAAATGTTATCATCGGTCCGAATGCTACTGGGAAGAGCACAATTGTGAATGCCATTTGCCTTGGTTTGGCTGGCAAAGCTTCCATCTTAGGCAGAGCCAAGGATCTCTCATCTTTTATCAAAAATGGTTGTAATAAGGCTACTATCCAAATAGAACT ACACAATAGCCATGAAAATGAAAAGAACTACCATCTAAAAAGGGTGATCCTCAGAAACTCCGCACCCAACACTAATTGGTTTATAAATGGCAAGTCAGCGCAACTCAAGCAG GTGGAAGAGTTGGTTGCCTCACTGGATATCCAGGTGTCCAATCTCTGCCAATTCCTTCCTCAAGACCGAGTCGCTGACTTTGTAAAGATGACTAACACCGAGCTGCTACTAAACACCATGCTCGCT GCAGATAAAAACCTCTATGACATCCATGCTCAGCTGAAAGAAGCGCAAAAGAAATCAAACAATTTACTCAGTGACTTTAGTAAGAACCTTG AGCAACTGGAGAGGGAGAAGAAACTGAATGCAGCACTAGAAAAGGAAGTTGGTAACATCGAAGAGAGGCAGGAATTTGAGCGCAAGAAGAATGACTTACTAGAGAAGAGACCTTGGGTG GAGTATGAGGAGTACAGACAACTGCATATCACACAGAAAGCTGAGAAAGAAGCGATTGAGAAGAGGCGAGAGGAAGTCCTTGCCCTAAATGCTCCTGCCCAGCATGACATTGACCTGCTCAAGGAGAAACTCGGGGAAAAGACTACGAGCTTCAGAGACATG GGCCAGAAGATACTTAACGTGTCAAGGGATGTCTCGAGCATCAATGAGTCTATGCAGTTATTCACCGAAAAAGTGGAGGAAGCGGAAAGTGCACTAAAAAGCAAGGAAAACGAGGAAAAGTTGCGAATTAAACG GGTGGAAGCCATACGGACTCAGATACAGGCCCTGACTGCTCAGCGATCAAACATGGAGGAGATAAATCTTGCT CCGGAAATAGCCAAGACCGACTCATCTATCCAGCAACTAAATACGCAAAAATATGAATGTGAAGATGAGATACGGACTCTGAGTGCAGAGAAGGAGAACAAACGTCTTGAAATTATAG CTATAGAGTCTGAGCTGAAGAGGATTAGAGATATTGACTCTCAGAAGTTGAATATGGTCAATAAGAGGGACAGAGACACATATAATGCTATTATGTGGCTTCGTGGCAACCGATCCAAGTTTGAAGGCATCATATATGAgccacctctaatgaca CTGAATGTTCGGGATCGGGCAAATGCCAAATACATAGAGAATAGCATAAGTTTTAACAATATGAAGACCTTCATATGCATGAAGTCATCCGACCATGAGAAGTTCTATCGTCAAGTCAGAGAAGAGCACGGGCTAATTATTAATGCTGCTGTAATTCTACATGAAAACCCTGACCGCTACCAGCCTCCCTCTCCCATCCATAGATACAG TCACTACGGGTTCCACTCATACCTCAAGGACATGGTGGAGGCCCCAGATCCAGTCCTAGCATATCTTTGTGAGCTCTCTCAGCTGCATAAGATTCCTGTTGGAGATCGGCGGGTGAATAGTTATATTGACGAGATTCCTCAGCAGTGCTCCGGCATAACTCGCTATATGAGTGATAGCCATTCG TATTCATACACAAGATCTCTCTATGGTGACCGTAATGTCTTGACACGATCGGTTGACCTGCGTCCTGCTCGACTTCTCATTCACTCTATTGACGAGTCGAAATTGACTGAACTGACCAGCAACCTCAAG GTGTTAAAGAGGGAAGAGGATGAGCTGAGCAAGAGAATACAGGAGCTGACTGTGTCACGGACCAACATCAGTGAGCGCCTCGAAGAGGCAAAACAACGTAAAAAAGATCTGTTGAAAAAACAGGGAGAACGAAAAGCGATAGAGGAGAAGTTAAAACTCAAGAAGGCTAG TCTTTCTCAGCTCGAAGAGGAGAATGTAATCAATATAGAAGAGGAGAGAGCAAGTTGTGAACGCCGTTGTGCAGAGATCTATGCAGATAGGCTCAAGGCTTTCTGTCGTCAGGCTCACAAAACTAAA GTTGTGCTCACGAAGTGCAAGGAAAGGTGCAAGCTTGGACTAGAAAGTTATGCTATTTCAGAGGAGATCAGACATGTTGAAGCGAATATGACTGAAAATAACCTGCTTCTTGTTGGTTTGGAG AGTGAACTGGCGGAAAAGAAGGAGCAGCTGGCCAGAACAAAGGATACGGCTCGGAAGCTGCAGCGGGAAGCGAAGAAGGCTGTGGGAGACCCCTCTGGTTTGAGTGAGGTGAAACAGCAG ATATTCAAGCAATTGCCATCCACATTGGAAGAGATTGATGCCATGATAGCTGACTTACAAGCCAGGATTGACCTGCTCTTCGTTGACAACGATGAGAAC GTGCTTCAGATATATAACGACCGCAAGAAGCTCATTGAGAGATTGGAAGCAAAGTTGGCTGGTCGAGAAGCTAGTCAGTCTGCCCAACGAGATGAAATCTCGCAGCTCAAAGAGACATTCTTGCCTCCACTCAAGGCGATCATAAGCACTATTAACGCGCAGTTTGGGGAGTACTTTAGACAAATCAACTGTGCTGGAGAGATCGAGCTGAAAGTGCCTGCCAATCCT CATGACTTTGACAACTACGGCATAGGAATAAATGTTAAATATGGAGACAATAAGCCGATGAAGGAGTTGACAACCTTCCAGTCAGGAGGAGAGAGGAGTGTTGCAACTGTGCTGTACATGCTCTCCTTGCAAGAGCTCAGCAGGTCACCCTTCCGATGTGTCGATGAGATCAACCAG GGTATGGATGCACAAAACGAGCGGAGAGTATTCGAGCTGGTTGTGAATACAGCCTGCAAGCCAACTTCACCCCAGTACTTCCTGCTgacaccaaag TTGCTTCCAGACCTCCTTTATACGGATCGGATGAAAATACATATCGTTCACAATGGACCATACATGCTTGATCACAGTCATTGGAACTTCGATGACTTCATCGTTAAACGTGGCGAATTTGCAGATTAA